The nucleotide window AACGACGTTCAAGGTGAAGAAAATCGCCCTCGGAACGCGAGCCCTGACCTGCCGTTCGACTTTGTGCATAGAAATGCAGCTGAACACCAAGGTCACCGGCGCTCCATATAGGGACACTATCTCGACCATCCCCCAGAACGAGTAAGGCAGCTTGGACCACACCATGCTGTCTGCGGTGTATGACATGGCTATCGCCGCCACCGTCCCAAGCGTAGCGACACAACTCGCTACAAGCCACCCAAAGGTGGATGATTCAGAGAACGATCCATCTCTTCTGCGCATGGTATCCGCGCCATTTTATACCTCAAACTCATCCGCCGGGTCAAACGGCGGCATGGGCACATTGATGATGCGGAGGTTTCCCACGGCGCGGTGCACGCAGCCGGGGCGGATCATGATGCTGGTCATCGGCTTGAGCGGGATGCGTTCGCCATCCGCTTCCAGATAGCCTTCGCCCTCCAGCACGATGTAGATCTCCGTCATCTTCTTGTGGTAGTGGAGCTTGCTGTCCACGGAGATGTCCGTGAGGTGCACACTGGCGAGGGTATTCCAGGGTTCCTTGAAGGCCCGGCGCGCCTGGCCGCAGGGACATGGCGTTGGCGGAATGTCATCGAGCTGGGCAACGGCGAAACGCTTCTGGCCGGAAGCTACAGAGACCGGAGCAATGTCGGGGGAAGTGGCAGACATGATGACCCAACGAAGCAGGGGCGGGTGATTTCACAAGGAAGAGTGAAATCCGGGTATCCAGTAAACAGTGTTCAGTAATCAGTATTCAGAAGCTTCCCTCTGATTACTGACTTACTGTTTACTGACCTACTGAATACTTCGGCGCTGCTACTTCACCGGCTTCACGGTCCGCTTCAGCGTAAACGGAGCGCTCAATTCCAGCGCTGTGCCCGGGGGCAGCTTCGGGTCATTGGCTTTCGCGCCGGAGACCTTGAGCGTGCCTTGCAGGTTCATTTCCACATCGACCATGTCGCGAGGTTCGCGCCAGATGTCCCCCTGCACATCCAGCGTGATGGTGGCGGGATTTTTCTCGCTGGGGGCGATTTTGAAGAAACCGGTCACTCCAAGCCGGGCGCAGCGGGAGCCAGCCTTTTCCTCTACGTCCACGAAGGTGAAGTTCAGGTCGATGGTCAAGGGCGACGCCGTCTTCCCATTTCCCTTGGTGAGAAAGGTGGTGTCCGCCTTCCACGTCTCACCCTTTTTCCGGGCCTGGGTGCCATAAAGGTAAGGCCAGAGGGCGAGCAGACCGGTGCGACCGGCGAAGGCATCGAGTGCCTTCTGTTCCTCCTGCGAAGGCTTCACGTCCTTGAACTCGAACTTCCACGCATCTTGTTCCTTCTTCCCGAGCATCTTCTTGCCTAGCAGCACACCGCCCTGCATTTGATCTGCTGTCTGCCCGAGAAAGGCGAGCGTGCCCTGCAGGGTGCTCTCCTGCATCCGGGCCTCCTGCCTGCCCACGCCGGTGTGCTTCCGCTCCACGATCTCGTGAAAGCTGAAGTATCCGCCACCATCAATGGCTTGATTCCCGGAGCCCACACTGATCTTCATCCCAGCGACTTCCATGCTGACGTCCTCCTGCCAGGTGGATCCGCGTTGAGGCTCCTGCGGTCGCCAGAGCACGGCGGACTGGGAGAAACACGGGGTGGCCAAAAAAATGGTGAGCGCCGTGATGAGGAGCAGGTGGGAAGGCGGAAGCATGGACGCGAACAGGTCGGAAGTCAGGGAGTCAATGTTCAACGGGGATGACGTGGTGCGTGAGAACATGGTTACTGTGGGCCGGAATCAGAAACCTCGCGCTTGCAGTCGTGGCAGTCACCGCCACGGTGGGCAGCGATGCCTGATACCCCCGCGCTCGAAGTGAAAGACGTGCACCGCCGCTACCATCTGGCGGGGCATGAACTGCATGTGCTCAAGGGCATCTCGCTCCGGGTCGAGCCAGGCGAAAAGGTCTTCCTCTGCGGCGCGTCTGGCTCGGGCAAGACGACACTGCTGTACATCCTCGGTGGGCTGGAGAGGCCTACTGAGGGGGATGTCTACATGTCCGGCCAGCCCATGTATGCCGCCAGCAAGAACAAGCGGGCCCAGATGCGAAACACCGGCCTCGGCTTCGTCTTCCAGAACTACCACCTGCTCCCGGAGCTCACCGCCTTGGAGAATGTGATGCTCCCCTCCCTCATCAAGGGCAAGCCCACCGAATCGCGGGCGAAGGAGCTGCTGGGGCGCGTGGGTCTGGGCCAGCGTCTGGATCACCTCCCCACAGAGCTCTCCGGCGGCGAGCAGCAGCGCGTGGCCCTGGCCCGCTCCCTGATCAATGATCCCCCCATCCTTCTGGCCGACGAACCGACGGGAAACCTGGATGCCGCGACGGGAAAGCAGATCATGGATCTCCTTTTCGAAATCGTGAGTGAATCCAAGAAGACTCTCGTGGTAGTGACCCATGACGCCACCCTCGCCGAACGCGGCGACCGGAAGCTGGTGATCAAGCAGGGACAGCTGGAGGGGGGCATCGATCTGGGGAAGTCCTGAGTGGTTTCGTGCAGAAAACCGCCGACCTCGCGCCAGAGGGAAATGGTCGGTGGGGTCAAGAGCCGGGCAAATGAGAAACAGTCCCCCAGATTCACCGGTATGACAGGCCACACCGGGCTTGCACTTCTGGCTACTTCAGGCATCCTTCGCCCCTCCCATGGCCAAGCCCCTTCTCATCTACCTCGATGGCAACCTCGTTCCGGAAACGGAGGCGAAGATCAGTGTGTTCGATCACGGTCTGCTTTATGGCGATGGGGTCTTTGAAGGCATCCGCTTTTACAATGGCCGTGTGTTCCGCCTGACGGAGCACCTCAACCGTCTGTACGAGTCCTCCAAGTCCATCCTGCTGAACGTGCCCCTCACCTTTGAGGAGATGGAAAAGGCCACGCTGGATACCATCGCCGCCAACGGCCTGCGCGACGGCTACATCCGCCTGGTGATCACCCGTGGTGTGGGTCCCCTGGGGCTGAACCCTTACCAGTGCCCAAAGGCGAGCGTGTTTGTCATCGCCAGCAGCATCTCCCTGTATCCGCAGGAGAAGTATGATTGCGGTCTCACCATGGTGACCTGCGCCACGCGCCGCCCCACGGTGGCTGCACTCAGCCCGCAGGTGAAATCGCTCAACTACCTGAACAACGTGATGGCCAAGATCGAGGCCATCCAAGGTGGCGGCGAAGAAGGCGTGATGCTCAATGAACAGGGCTATGTGGCCGAGTGCACGGGCGACAATCTCTTCCTCGTGAAGCGCGGTGAAGTCTTCACCCCGCCCATCTCCGCCGGTGGCCTTGATGGCATCACCCGCCGCGCCGCCATGGACCTGCTCACGGAAATGGGTGTGCGCATCCACGAGGTGAACATGACCCGTCATGACATCTTCACCGCGGATGAGTGCTTCCTCACCGGTACTGCCGCTGAGGTCATCGCCGCCGTGGCGCTCGACCGCCGTCTCATCGGCGATGGCAAGCCGGGCCCGCTCACGCAGAAGCTCGTGGCGAAGTTTAAGGCGCTGGTAAACTCCACCGGCACTCCGGTGACGTATCCAGTTTGATGGGTGATGCGTTAGCATCTAGTAGTAGGACAACGTAAGCCGCCTCGTGCGATACACGTGCCGTCCTGCTGCGTTCCTTTCTGTCACTCTCATCCTCCTACGCGCCTCCTTCCATGAAATGTGACATGTGTGACAACGAAGCCACCGTCTTCCTGACCCAGATCGTGGATGGGAAGATGACCAAGGCAAATCTCTGCGAGAAATGCTCGAAGGAGAAGGGTGTCACCGATCCTGCGGGCTTCCAGCTCGCGGACTTCCTGCTGGGCACTGGTCAGCAGAAGAAGAGTCGCGCTGCCGCCGTGGAAGATGATACCCTGGCCTGCCCGGCCTGTGGCTTCACCCGTGCCCACCTCAAGAAGATTGGCCGCATGGGCTGCCCCGAGTGCTACCACACCTTTGCCGACGATCTGGAAAACATGCTGCGCGCCATGCACAAGGGCACCCGGCACGTGGGCAAGGTGCCAGGCAAGCAGCCCGCCTTCTCCTCATCTGCGCCGGCGAGGGAGGAAATCGGCAGACCAGCCCCCGTGGCCACGGCACCACCGCCTCCTGCACCCAAGCCTGTGAGCCCCAAGAAACGCATGGCCGACCTCAAGGCTCAAATCGAGCGGGCAGTCGCGGAAGAACGCTTCGAGGATGCTGCCAAGCTGCGGGATGAAATCCGGGCTCTGGAGAGCGAAACCCAGGCCTGAGGTGAAATGCCGGGGGCAGGTGGCAAATTTCCTGCAACAAAGGCCCGGCAGGTGAGTTAAATTGGGCAGTCATGGAACCCTTCTCGAAAGACGATCCGCTTCACAAGCTCCTCGGCAAAAGCCGGGTGGCGGAGCCTCGTCCCAACTTCACACAGAACGTGTTGCGCGCCGTCCGGCAGGAACCCCAGAGGATGGGTTTCTGGGAGCGCTGCCGTGCGTGGCTGGAGGAGGAAAGTGCCTTCAAGAAGCTCAACCATGGTGTTTTGGCCACTGCTGCCGTCCTAACCTTGTCGCTGGTGGTCTGGAAACAGACCGACACGTCTGCGGGCAACCGTACTGATGTGGCAGCTTCCAAGTCAGCTACCTCCAGTGAAGCAGTGGAAGCAGTCTCTACTGCGGATGTGCCTGTGGAAGCTGTGGTGGCCTCAGAGCTGGAGAGTCTGGATCACCTGAGCGTGATGCTGGCCCAGCAGGATGCGTCCGCAATGACGGACAGTGAAATCGTCTCGCTCTTGTATTGATCCTCAATTCCAGGATCTGCTCCCTCGTCCAAAAAGACGACCATGGACGCGGCCGACTGCGATGAGCCATGCATGCCACACTGATACGGCGAAGGAATGCATTCTACTCATTACAGAAACGAAGCGTTGCTTTCCGTCTGGGGCTAAAACTTTTGCCAATGCTTCGTCATTACAGGCAGCGGAATGCAAAATTGTTGACTTCCATTTCGGGAAGGCGACATATGCGCGCCGCTTTCCGTCAGGGGGCTGGCAGGTTAGTGTATCTGGTTTTACGCCATGGAATCGATTCACTCTGTGCAAACCATGGCGGCTTTAGTGAAAGATAAACCAGATGAACCTCTACGTCAGTAACCTCAGCTACAACCTGACCGACAACGAACTGCGCGAAACTTTTGAGCGGTATGGTGCCGTCTCGCATGCGCGGATTATCCTCGATCGCGAAACCGGGCGTTCCCGTGGTTTTGCCTTCGTCGAAATGCCCAATGATGAAGAAGCCCGTGCGGCAATCAATGGCCTGAACAACGCAGACCTCGGCGGTCGCCCCCTCAAGGTGGTGGAAGCCCGTCCCCGTGAAGAGCGTCCCTACACTCCCCGTCCTGGCGGTGGCGGTGGCGGCGGCGGCGGTTACAAAGGCGGCGGCGGTGGCGGTGGTGGTGGCGGCGGCTACAAAGGCGGTGGCGGCGGCGGTGGTGGTTACAAGGGCGGCGGCGGTGGCGGTGGCGGTGGCTATCGCGACAAGGACAAGCGCGGCAGCTGGGATCGCGGCAAGCGCGATGGCGGCTTCGGCGGCGACGACGGCGGCTGGTAATCCCACCCCGGAGCTGGTTTTTCCTGCTTCCTGAAACGAACAATCTTCAAAAGCGGCACAGGGTTCCTGCGCCGCTTTTTTGTGTGCCATGGACTTCAAGGTTCAAGTAGAGCGCGGTGAGCTTTCCAAGACAGAGAGCTTGCCACCTTTCTGAGGGGACAAGAGTGTCCCCTTGGTGCTTACAAGCACTTGAGATCCCACTTCACCCCAACGCTCGCACCAGCGATAGCGTCCTCTCACCCGGCAGCGCTCCGAGTTCCATCTGGTTCATCACATAGGCAAATGAGAGCTTCCGCCCCGGGTCTGCAAAGGCGAGGCTACCGCCGGCGCCGGGATGACCAAACGCGCGAACGCCTGAGCCATAGATGTTGCGGAGTTTTTCTCCACTCGCATCCACCGCATCCTTCATCACGCCTGCGGCGAAGGCGATGGGGGCGTGCAGCACGGCATCCTCCTGCTGGGAAATGGTGGTCTCCAGCCATGACAGCACCGTTTCGCTCACATACCGCCTGCCGCGCCACTCCCCGCCTTGGGCCAGCATCGCGTAGAAACTGGCCAATCCACGAGCGGACCCCACGCCACCCATGCTGGCATAACCCGGCGCGAGTGATTCATACCGGTTCATCTCCTGCACCGCGCTCAGCCCGGCCGGTGATGCAAAGGTGCGTGATGTGACCGACCCGCGTGCATTGAAGGCCTGAAAAAAAGGCTCCTTCCCCAGCTCCGGCCGCAACTTCCCCGGATAGAGCGTGGCCACGCGCGACATCAACTCCTGTGGAAGCCCAATCCAGAAGTCGATGCCCATGGGGTCCCTGAAACGCTCGTGAAAGTGAGCACCCAGCGAGCTGGCTCCCGTGAGTCGACGGACGATTTCATCCAGCAGAAAGCCAAACGTTCGCGCATGATACCCCTGCTGTGTGCCGGGAGGAAACAGAGGTGCCTGTTTCTCAATCGCGGCAATCACCAAAGCGTAGTCGTTCATCGGCACCGCTTCATCCAACACGCTCAGGCCCGCTGTGTGGGAGAGCAACTGACGCAGGGTGACGTCCTGCTTCCCTCCCCCAGCGAACTCCGGCCAGATTTCACAGACTCGCGATTCCAGGGAAATGCCTGCCTCCTCCATGGCCACAAGGCAGATCACGGCAGCCGGTCCTTTCGTGGCACTCCACACCGGCACCATGCTATCCTCGGTCCATGGCTGGGTCCGCTCGCGCGTTGTGTGCCCTTGGGACAAGTGGACCACTTCCTCGCCCTCAATGAAGACCGATACGGAGGCGCCGATCTCACCGCGCTCGCAGAAGTTTGCTTCAAAAGCGTCCGTCAGCGCCTGCTTGAGATTCCCGATATCCGTGGATGCCATGACCTGCTCTACAGCAGGTCCTTCACATCCACCAGATCCGGGTCGCGACGCGCGGACTTTTTCAGGGCGGCATCCATCTCGAAGGATCGCTCCAGCATCACGAGCGCATTGGTGAAATCACCAAGTCTCGCGTGATAGCACCCGACATTGTAAAAGAAGACCGCGCGCTCCTGCAGCGAGGGCGGGCCGTTCACCAGGAGGTCCAGAGCTTCCTTGGTGCGACCCAGCTCATGCAGGCAGTAGGCTTCATGGATGAAGCCGCCAGGCTCGGTGGGTTGCTTCTCACGGAGACGGCGGGCGAGAGCCAGGGCATCCTCCCAGCGCTTTTCCCCCATGAGACTGAGGACAAAAATCTCCATCACGTCGCCACGCGAGAGCATTTCCGCAGGGAGCGAGTTCAGCTCGCGCCACACTTCCTGGTACATGCCGAGCTCAAGGTATCCCTGCGCGGCGAGGATGCTGCGATCATGGGGATTCATGCGGTACACAATGCCTGGCGGTCATGAGCAGTATGCGGGCAAACTCGCATCTCATTTGCAAGCGTGCCATGAGAACGTAAATCGAACCCATGAACAAGGCTTTTGTTTTGGGCGCGGGACTTGGCACGAGGCTGCGACCTCTCACGGATCAGCTTCCCAAGCCGCTGATCCCTGTGTTTCACAAGCCGCTGATCACCTGTGCGTTTGAGCATTTGCTGAGAGCTGGAGTGCGCGAGTTCATTGTGAATACGCATCATCTCCCCGAATGCTACGCAGAAGCGTTTCCCACCGGTGAATATCATGGCGCCCCCATCACCTTCCGTCACGAGCCGGTACTGCTGGAGACTGCAGGAGGCATCGCCAACATCGCGGACCTCGTGCGCAATGAATCTTTCCTTGTGTACAACGGTGACATCCTCACGGACCTGCCCCTGCAGC belongs to Roseimicrobium gellanilyticum and includes:
- a CDS encoding cupin domain-containing protein, translated to MSATSPDIAPVSVASGQKRFAVAQLDDIPPTPCPCGQARRAFKEPWNTLASVHLTDISVDSKLHYHKKMTEIYIVLEGEGYLEADGERIPLKPMTSIMIRPGCVHRAVGNLRIINVPMPPFDPADEFEV
- a CDS encoding ABC transporter ATP-binding protein — encoded protein: MPDTPALEVKDVHRRYHLAGHELHVLKGISLRVEPGEKVFLCGASGSGKTTLLYILGGLERPTEGDVYMSGQPMYAASKNKRAQMRNTGLGFVFQNYHLLPELTALENVMLPSLIKGKPTESRAKELLGRVGLGQRLDHLPTELSGGEQQRVALARSLINDPPILLADEPTGNLDAATGKQIMDLLFEIVSESKKTLVVVTHDATLAERGDRKLVIKQGQLEGGIDLGKS
- the ilvE gene encoding branched-chain-amino-acid transaminase → MAKPLLIYLDGNLVPETEAKISVFDHGLLYGDGVFEGIRFYNGRVFRLTEHLNRLYESSKSILLNVPLTFEEMEKATLDTIAANGLRDGYIRLVITRGVGPLGLNPYQCPKASVFVIASSISLYPQEKYDCGLTMVTCATRRPTVAALSPQVKSLNYLNNVMAKIEAIQGGGEEGVMLNEQGYVAECTGDNLFLVKRGEVFTPPISAGGLDGITRRAAMDLLTEMGVRIHEVNMTRHDIFTADECFLTGTAAEVIAAVALDRRLIGDGKPGPLTQKLVAKFKALVNSTGTPVTYPV
- a CDS encoding UvrB/UvrC motif-containing protein, encoding MKCDMCDNEATVFLTQIVDGKMTKANLCEKCSKEKGVTDPAGFQLADFLLGTGQQKKSRAAAVEDDTLACPACGFTRAHLKKIGRMGCPECYHTFADDLENMLRAMHKGTRHVGKVPGKQPAFSSSAPAREEIGRPAPVATAPPPPAPKPVSPKKRMADLKAQIERAVAEERFEDAAKLRDEIRALESETQA
- a CDS encoding RNA recognition motif domain-containing protein — translated: MNLYVSNLSYNLTDNELRETFERYGAVSHARIILDRETGRSRGFAFVEMPNDEEARAAINGLNNADLGGRPLKVVEARPREERPYTPRPGGGGGGGGGYKGGGGGGGGGGGYKGGGGGGGGYKGGGGGGGGGYRDKDKRGSWDRGKRDGGFGGDDGGW
- a CDS encoding serine hydrolase domain-containing protein; amino-acid sequence: MASTDIGNLKQALTDAFEANFCERGEIGASVSVFIEGEEVVHLSQGHTTRERTQPWTEDSMVPVWSATKGPAAVICLVAMEEAGISLESRVCEIWPEFAGGGKQDVTLRQLLSHTAGLSVLDEAVPMNDYALVIAAIEKQAPLFPPGTQQGYHARTFGFLLDEIVRRLTGASSLGAHFHERFRDPMGIDFWIGLPQELMSRVATLYPGKLRPELGKEPFFQAFNARGSVTSRTFASPAGLSAVQEMNRYESLAPGYASMGGVGSARGLASFYAMLAQGGEWRGRRYVSETVLSWLETTISQQEDAVLHAPIAFAAGVMKDAVDASGEKLRNIYGSGVRAFGHPGAGGSLAFADPGRKLSFAYVMNQMELGALPGERTLSLVRALG
- a CDS encoding TPR end-of-group domain-containing protein; protein product: MNPHDRSILAAQGYLELGMYQEVWRELNSLPAEMLSRGDVMEIFVLSLMGEKRWEDALALARRLREKQPTEPGGFIHEAYCLHELGRTKEALDLLVNGPPSLQERAVFFYNVGCYHARLGDFTNALVMLERSFEMDAALKKSARRDPDLVDVKDLL